Proteins from one Sabethes cyaneus chromosome 2, idSabCyanKW18_F2, whole genome shotgun sequence genomic window:
- the LOC128737283 gene encoding cuticle protein CP14.6-like, producing MYSKLVVLSAVIAATLAAPQKRLPVGGPESQAVILSQDSNIEPNGAYSYRYETSNGISGQQTSFDGANAAGEYSYTGPDGVLYRVVYNADTYGFQPQGAHLPVEPPVPDHVLKGLEDIRRSPPKDPEFNLAALDAQIARLRATLG from the exons ATGTACAGTAAATTG GTGGTGCTTTCAGCTGTAATAGCAGCTACTCTGGCAGCCCCACAGAAGCGCCTTCCGGTCGGTGGTCCGGAATCGCAAGCCGTCATCCTATCCCAGGACTCGAACATTGAGCCCAACGGAGCGTACAGCTATCGGTACGAGACCAGCAATGGAATTTCAGGACAGCAAACCAGCTTCGATGGCGCCAACGCGGCCGGAGAGTATTCCTACACCGGCCCAGACGGCGTACTGTATCGAGTAGTTTACAATGCTGACACCTACGGATTCCAGCCTCAAGGGGCTCATTTGCCTGTTGAGCCACCGGTGCCAGACCATGTACTGAAAGGACTGGAAGACATTCGCCGTAGCCCGCCCAAGGATCCCGAGTTCAATTTGGCCGCTCTGGATGCACAAATTGCACGACTTCGTGCCACCCTTGGCTAA